TTCAGCCGCAGCACGCTGCCCAGGTATTTCGTCTCGCGCTCGGTCAGCGGCGCTCGATCCTCGCCGAGATCGCATTCGACATACAGGCGCGTGATGCGACGGTCCGACATCGTTCTCGCTCGTCCGACGCCGCGGCTCGTGCACCGTCTCGGCCGGATTCGGCGGCGGTGTTGTATAGTGCGGCTCGATCCGCGGGCGGGTCCCGATCCTCAATGTAGCATGCCGATGATCATCGACAGCGGTTGGATACGCGGCGTGAGGAAAGTCCCTTCGCCGAACTGCGACGCCCGCCCGCCCGGCGCGTCGCTCGAGCTCATCGTCGTGCACGGCATCAGCCTGCCGCCGGGTTGCTTCGGCGGCCCATGGATCGACGATCTGTTCGTCAATCGGCTCGATCCGGACGCGCACCCGTACTTCGCATCGATCGCGGGCCTCGCGGTCTCGGCGCACGTGCTGATCGCGCGCGACGGTCGGCTGACGCAGTACGTCGGCTTCGAGCAGCGCGCGTGGCATGCCGGCGCTTCCGAGTATCGGGGCCGAGCACGCTGCAACGACTTTTCCGTCGGCATCGAGCTCGAAGGCGCCGACGACGTGCCTTACGAGCCCGCGCAGTACGAGGCCCTCGCGCACCTCGTCGGCGCGCTCCGCGCCGCATACCCGACGTTGCGCGACGCGCCGATCGTCGGGCATTGCGACATCGCCCCGGGACGCAAGACGGACCCCGGTCCCGCGTTCGACTGGGCACTCTGCCGGCGCATGTGCGCCGCGTGACCGCGCGATGAAGCTGATCGCGCTCCTGTTCGGCCTCGCGCTCGAGCACGTCGCGACGCGGCGGCTCAGGCTGCGCGAGCTGCGCTTCTTCGATCCGTACTTCGACTTCGCGCTCGCGCGTGTGCGGCGGCTCTCGACGGGCGCCGCCGCGGCCGTGCTCGCTGCGTTCCTGCTGCTCGCGACCGCGCCCGTGCTCTGGATCGACCGCGTGCTCGATCAGGCATTCGTGCGCTGGGACGTGCCGTATCTCGTGTTCGCCGTCCTCGTCGTCTTTCTGTGCCTCGGTCCGCGTGACCTCGGCAGCGAAGTCGACGACTACTGCGCGGCGCTCGATCGGGGCGACCAGGACGAGGCGCGGCGCGTGATGACGGAGCTCGCCGAGTCGCGGCACGCGATGCCGCGCGACGTCGACGCCGTCGAGGAGGCGATCTTCGTGCAGGCGACGAATCGCATCTTCGGCGTCGCGTTCTGGTTCGTCGTGCTGGGACCCGTCGGCGCGTGGCTTTTCCGGGTCAGCGATCTGCTGCGGCGCCGCGCCGCCTTCGAGTCCGCGCGCGACTACGGCGTCGCCCGAGCGGGGCTGCCGGCCGCGGAGGCGCTGCACGGCGTGCTCGCGTGGCTGCCCGCGAGGCTCGCCGCGCTGGGCTATGCGCTGGCCGGCAGCTTCGACGACGCGTGGAATCGCTGGCGCAGCGTCACGCCCGCGCCGGGCAAGCCGTTCCACGTCCACACGGAGCGCTTGTCCGCGCAGGTCGGCAAGGCGGCGATGACGGGCTTCCTCGAGCAGCCCGCGAACTCGAGCGCCGCGGCGCGCAACGCGCTGCGGCTCGTGATGCGCACGCTGTTCATCTGGGTCACCGTGATCGCGCTGATGACGATCTTCGGCTGGGCCGTGTGAGCGACGCTCGCGCGGCGCTCAACGGTTACGCTTCTTCTGCCAAAGCGTCTCGTCGATGCCGCTGTCGCGGGTCAGCCGGCGCGCGGCGACGAACAGGAGATCCGACAGGCGATTCAGGTAACGAGGCAGCTCCGGATTGAGTTCCGCCTGCTCGGCGAGCGCCCAGACGCTTCGCTCGGCCCGCCGTGCGATCGCGCGCGCGAGGAAGCACGCGGCGGCCGCACGCGTCCCGCCGGGCAGGACGAAATCCTCGAGCGGCGGCAACGCGGCGTTCATCGCGTCGAGGACCTGCTCGAGCCGCTCGACGTCCGCCGCGGTGATGCCGCGATACTCGGGCATCGCGAGCTCGCCGCCGATCTCGAAGAGGTCGTGCTGGATCGAGCGCAGCACGTCGCGGACGTCGGCCGCGATGCCCGCTTCGGCGAGCACGAGCGCGATCGCGCTGTTCGTCTCGTCCAC
This window of the Gammaproteobacteria bacterium genome carries:
- the ampD gene encoding 1,6-anhydro-N-acetylmuramyl-L-alanine amidase AmpD; amino-acid sequence: MPMIIDSGWIRGVRKVPSPNCDARPPGASLELIVVHGISLPPGCFGGPWIDDLFVNRLDPDAHPYFASIAGLAVSAHVLIARDGRLTQYVGFEQRAWHAGASEYRGRARCNDFSVGIELEGADDVPYEPAQYEALAHLVGALRAAYPTLRDAPIVGHCDIAPGRKTDPGPAFDWALCRRMCAA
- the ampE gene encoding regulatory signaling modulator protein AmpE codes for the protein MKLIALLFGLALEHVATRRLRLRELRFFDPYFDFALARVRRLSTGAAAAVLAAFLLLATAPVLWIDRVLDQAFVRWDVPYLVFAVLVVFLCLGPRDLGSEVDDYCAALDRGDQDEARRVMTELAESRHAMPRDVDAVEEAIFVQATNRIFGVAFWFVVLGPVGAWLFRVSDLLRRRAAFESARDYGVARAGLPAAEALHGVLAWLPARLAALGYALAGSFDDAWNRWRSVTPAPGKPFHVHTERLSAQVGKAAMTGFLEQPANSSAAARNALRLVMRTLFIWVTVIALMTIFGWAV
- a CDS encoding cob(I)yrinic acid a,c-diamide adenosyltransferase, which encodes MGHRLSKIYTRTGDDGTTGLAGGVRVRKHDRRVDAIGDVDETNSAIALVLAEAGIAADVRDVLRSIQHDLFEIGGELAMPEYRGITAADVERLEQVLDAMNAALPPLEDFVLPGGTRAAAACFLARAIARRAERSVWALAEQAELNPELPRYLNRLSDLLFVAARRLTRDSGIDETLWQKKRNR